GAACGTCAGAACCCATGAGGGCACGGCGGGCGGTATCCCCGTCGGAGTTCATGGTCCTCCATATCGCATGAGATGCCTTGTGCATCTCGCGCAAAGCAGGGTAGAATTATTCAGTATATAAAACTTACTTGTGATTCCAATTAGCCACAGACTGATGCCGGAAATGATCATTCGATTTCCTACAGCCATAGACCATCGGCCCCTGAACGATGCCAGAAAGGTTCTGATTGCCGCCATCCAGATGGATGGCCGATACAATACGCAAGAATATATAGCAAGGCTATCAATAGCCGCAGACAGGTGAGAGAATGGCAGATGATGATGACTATTTGTCGCTCCTCAACAGAGCGAAAATCACATGCCCCGAAATAACGGAGGCCCATGAAAGATTTGAGATCCCCGAGTTGGACATTCTCCAAGAGGGAAAGATCACCGTATTCAGGAATTTCATCGATGTAACGGACAAACTGAGGAGAGATCCCGAGCACCTTCTCCAATTCATGCTCAGAGAGCTCGGTACCCCCGGAAGCATCGAAGGGCGCAGAGCGGTTTTCAAAGCCAAAATCAGCCCTCAGGCCATCAACGAGAAGATCCAGATATACACCGAGACGTACGTCATATGCTCGGAGTGCGGCCTTCCCGACACCAAGATGGTAAAGGAAGACAGGACGCTCATGCTTGAATGCGAAGCGTGCGGAGCCCGCAGACCCATAACCGTCAGGAAATCGGTCAGGGCCGACACCGCAAACACGCTCCGCGAGGGCGACATCATCGAGCTTCTCATCTCCGACGTGGGAAAGAAGGGAGATGGCGTAGGGAAAGTGTTTGACTACCTCATAGTAGTCCCCGGAACCGTCAAAGGTGCCAAGATCCACGCCAAGATAACCAAAATCTCGGCTAAGACCGCGTTCGCAGTGCCCACTGCGGAAGCTTGCACGCGCTGATGAAATATTTCGTCGAATCCTATGGATGCACCATGAACTTCGGGGAGGGACGCAGACTCTCCGAAGACATGGCATCCCTGGGATACTCGGAGGCTTCCTCTGCGGATGACGCCGACATCGTGATACTCAACACGTGCACCGTCGTCGAGACCACCGAAAAGAAGATGATCCAGCGCATTGCCGAGCTGAAAAAAGCCGGCAAAAAGATCATCGTTGCGGGTTGCATGGCCAAGGTCCAGCCCCAGAGGATAGAGATCCGCCTCCCTGGCTCGATAATAATACCCCCGAGGGAGTACGGGGGATTCTCCGATCTTGTGACAAGTAAATATGGGGTCGCTGGTCCCCCTCTTCCTGCGGCTGTCGGCACCGACGCGATTCTCCCCATAGCTCAGGGATGCCTCGGAAACTGTTCCTATTGCATAACGAAATACGCCCGCGGAAAGCTGATGAGCTATCCGGAAGAGAGCATAATCGATGAGTTCAAAAGATTCGTATCCTCGGGAGCCAAAGAGATTCTTCTGACGGCCCAGGACACGGCCTGCTACGGGTTCGACATCGGCACCGACCTCGCAGACCTTCTGTCGAAGATGCTGAAGGTCGACGGCGATTACATGATTAGGATCGGCATGATGAATCCCAACCATCTGTCGAGGATAGCGGACCGGCTTCTGGATGCCATGGACGATCCCAGGGTGTATCGCTTCCTCCACATCCCGGTCCAAAGCGGCAGCGATTCCGTTCTGAAATCGATGCGCAGAGGATATACCGCAGAGGATTTCCTGGGATTGGCAAGGAAGCTAAGGGACAGATACCCAGACATCAGCATCGCCACGGATGTCATAACCGGATACCCCGGAGAGACCGATTCGGATCACGAAGCCACCAAAGACCTCATCAGAGCGCTCAGAGCGGACACCATCAACATAACCCGCTTCTCTCCCAGGCCGGGGACTAATGCGTCCGGTATGGAGCAGGTCCACGGGAGGATAGCGAAGGAGAGATCGACCGAGCTAACAGAACTGAAGAATTCCGTCGAATATGACGTGAATTCTGCCTTGGTCGGAAAAGTCTTCGAAGCTCTGGCCACCGAGCACAAGGAAGGCACGATTGTCCGCACGAACAATTACAGGCCCGTTGTCATAAAGGAAACGATCCCCTTGGGAACGAAGGTCAGGGTAAGAATCGAAGGGTGCAAGCCGACATATCTCATAGGGAAGCTGGAGCGAGCACCGATAAAGCATTATACCTTGATGGATTCCGAATCCCAGATAGTCCTGTGGTGTAGAGGTCAATCATGCCGGCCTTTGGAGCCAGCGACCCTGGTTCGAATCCGGGCAGGACTACCATCTTATCCCACCCGGATCCGGGTATTCAGATGGTTTCTTTGGACAGTATCTCGTCCACGTCATCCATCTCTTCTTTCACCGATCTGTTGAACTTGTCGGCCTCGGCTTTGATCTCTTCCTGCGATGGTATCGGGCCGAGTATGTCGTCCGGATCGCCGACGGCCTCCTTGATGCCGCTGATATCGGAGACTTCCCTGTCCGGGATTCCCTTGGCCGTCCCGATATAATCGGAAATGCCTTCCACAAGCCTTGTGACCTCCATCGGGAAGAATATCTTGGACGAATCTCCCTTGCCGACTTCCTGGAGCGTCTGCATGGAAAGCACCGACATGGCCTTGGAATCCATCGCGGCCGCGCCCACGGAAAGTATCCTGAGCTTCTGGGCCTCTCCCTGGCCTTCCAGGATAGTGGCGAGCCTCTTTCCTTCAGCCTCCAGAATCATCGATTGCCTGAGTCCTTCAGCCTCCAGGATGCGGGATTTCTTCTTACCCTCGGCTTCGAGGATTGCCGCCCTCTTCTGACCGTCGGCCTGAAGGATGGCCGCACGTCTCCTCCTCTCGGCAGAAGTCTGCTCTTCCATGGAATCCTTGACCTTCCTTGCCGGGTCGACTTCCCTTATCTCGACGGCCTCGATCTTCACTCCCCACTTGTCGGTGCTCTCATCGAGGATATCCCTGAGACTCAAGTTTATCTTCTCTCTGGATGAAAGGATCTCGTCGAGCTCCATCTCTCCGATTATGGATCTGAGTGTGGTCTGAGCGAGATTGACGGTCGCCAGCCTGTAGTCTGTGACCTCGAAGAAAGCGTTCTTGGGATCCGTCACTTTGATGTAAATGAC
Above is a window of Candidatus Methanomethylophilaceae archaeon DNA encoding:
- a CDS encoding translation initiation factor IF-2 subunit beta, with amino-acid sequence MADDDDYLSLLNRAKITCPEITEAHERFEIPELDILQEGKITVFRNFIDVTDKLRRDPEHLLQFMLRELGTPGSIEGRRAVFKAKISPQAINEKIQIYTETYVICSECGLPDTKMVKEDRTLMLECEACGARRPITVRKSVRADTANTLREGDIIELLISDVGKKGDGVGKVFDYLIVVPGTVKGAKIHAKITKISAKTAFAVPTAEACTR
- a CDS encoding SPFH/Band 7/PHB domain protein, with amino-acid sequence MDTAIIIVVLVLTFAAIIAITSGVKIVQPYEQAIYMRLGKFVRVLNQGLNIVCPLINKVVKMDLRTEVLDVPKQEVITKDNSPVYVDAVIYIKVTDPKNAFFEVTDYRLATVNLAQTTLRSIIGEMELDEILSSREKINLSLRDILDESTDKWGVKIEAVEIREVDPARKVKDSMEEQTSAERRRRAAILQADGQKRAAILEAEGKKKSRILEAEGLRQSMILEAEGKRLATILEGQGEAQKLRILSVGAAAMDSKAMSVLSMQTLQEVGKGDSSKIFFPMEVTRLVEGISDYIGTAKGIPDREVSDISGIKEAVGDPDDILGPIPSQEEIKAEADKFNRSVKEEMDDVDEILSKETI